GATGGATCAGAATATCACGAAGGCCGGCAACCGCACGCCAGGGTACGTCCGGGCGTTTCTCTCTCACCGGTTCAGAGACCTGCTTCACCGCCTCGCCGATGATCTCGAAGTTGCGGATCACCGCGTCCTGCACCATCGGAGATGTCATGAACGCCTCCCGTTCTCGTAGGACTCGATCCTGTCGGAGTGTATGGATGAGGTACGGCCAGATCGTCTTTCACAGGGGGACGGCCTCCTGGTGAATGCGGTCCTTGATATACCAGTGCAGCCCTCCCTCTGTCACCACATCGACCCTGCGGCCGAGCAGATCCTCCAGATCCTGGACGAGGGCGACATGGT
This is a stretch of genomic DNA from Methanofollis fontis. It encodes these proteins:
- a CDS encoding HepT-like ribonuclease domain-containing protein, producing the protein MWPYLIHTLRQDRVLREREAFMTSPMVQDAVIRNFEIIGEAVKQVSEPVREKRPDVPWRAVAGLRDILIHRYMGVDLTAVWDVIEQDLPALKRAVAEILADLQDP